One window of Xanthomonas sp. 10-10 genomic DNA carries:
- a CDS encoding ribonuclease: MRKPALLIVAIVLLVAGLWGMRALQTPKPQFAPQLSAPIAATPPARQVPHLPAFLPIEAMATIVLIQRGGPFPHAQDGGVFGNREHRLPERPRGYYREYTVDTPGSTDRGARRIVTGGTPPQTWYYSDDHYQSFKSFQGPTPEQAP; encoded by the coding sequence ATGCGCAAGCCCGCTTTGCTGATCGTCGCCATCGTGCTGCTCGTCGCCGGCTTGTGGGGCATGCGGGCATTGCAGACGCCCAAGCCGCAGTTTGCGCCGCAGCTCAGCGCACCGATCGCCGCCACACCGCCAGCGCGTCAGGTGCCGCACTTGCCGGCCTTTCTGCCGATCGAAGCCATGGCCACCATCGTCCTGATCCAGCGCGGCGGGCCGTTCCCGCATGCGCAGGATGGCGGCGTCTTCGGCAACCGCGAACACCGGCTGCCGGAGCGCCCGCGCGGCTACTACCGCGAATACACCGTCGACACACCTGGCAGCACCGACCGCGGTGCACGCCGCATCGTTACCGGCGGCACCCCGCCGCAGACCTGGTACTACAGCGACGATCATTACCAGAGCTTCAAGTCGTTCCAGGGCCCGACACCGGAGCAGGCGCCATGA
- a CDS encoding phosphate/phosphite/phosphonate ABC transporter substrate-binding protein: MSVLRGLQWCLIACWLVAGAGLAVTAAAAPSSVLVLGRISDDPATHYDQLKPLLDYVVPRMREVGIRRGEILMAPDARQMSSYLRRGRVDWVSETTGAAMLLERRGGVHPLLMTERGGVRDFHTVFFVRRDSPIRSLTQLRGHSLALQNASSTSGYLVPMLELMRNGIACDVLLSPDDPQVPGSVGYLMVGSKLNIAAFVHKRLIDAGAFSNLDWDDERHLPPVFKRDFRIVYRSAPVPRAVEMVRSGMDPAVERRLRAVLLQAASDPKAAPALKRFFGTTAFYPLDSESRRRLDALSTGLQHVRNEME, encoded by the coding sequence GTGTCCGTTTTGCGCGGTCTACAATGGTGTCTGATTGCCTGCTGGCTGGTGGCCGGTGCAGGCTTGGCCGTGACGGCTGCGGCAGCGCCCTCCTCGGTACTGGTGCTCGGGCGGATCAGCGATGACCCCGCCACACATTACGATCAACTCAAACCGCTGCTGGACTACGTAGTGCCGCGCATGCGCGAGGTGGGCATCCGTCGGGGCGAAATCCTGATGGCGCCGGATGCGCGCCAGATGTCCAGTTACCTGCGGCGTGGCCGGGTCGACTGGGTCAGCGAGACCACCGGTGCGGCGATGCTGCTGGAGCGGCGCGGCGGCGTACATCCCTTGCTGATGACCGAGCGGGGCGGTGTGCGCGACTTCCATACGGTGTTTTTCGTGCGCCGCGACAGCCCGATCCGCTCGCTCACGCAACTGCGCGGGCATAGCCTGGCGTTGCAGAATGCATCGTCCACCAGCGGCTATCTGGTGCCGATGCTGGAGCTGATGCGCAACGGCATTGCCTGCGATGTGCTGCTGTCGCCGGACGACCCCCAGGTGCCTGGTTCGGTCGGCTATCTGATGGTCGGCTCCAAATTGAACATCGCCGCTTTCGTGCACAAGCGCCTGATCGATGCCGGGGCCTTCAGTAATCTCGATTGGGACGACGAGCGGCATCTGCCGCCGGTATTCAAACGCGATTTCCGCATCGTGTACCGCAGCGCGCCGGTGCCGCGGGCGGTGGAAATGGTGCGCTCCGGCATGGACCCGGCAGTGGAGCGCCGCCTTCGCGCGGTGTTGCTGCAGGCCGCCTCCGACCCGAAGGCCGCACCGGCGCTCAAACGTTTTTTCGGCACCACCGCGTTTTACCCGCTGGATAGCGAGAGTCGCAGGCGTCTGGATGCATTGAGCACCGGCCTGCAGCACGTCAGGAATGAAATGGAATGA
- a CDS encoding superoxide dismutase, translating to MAYTLPQLPYAYDALEPNIDAQTMEIHHTKHHQTYINNVNAALEGTEYADLPIDELVSKLKSLPENLQGPVRNNGGGHANHSLFWTVLSPNGGGGPKGEVAKAIDKDIGGFEKFKEAFTKAAVSRFGSGWAWLSVTPDKKLVVESTANQDSPLFEGNTPILGLDVWEHAYYLKYQNRRPEYIGAFYNAVNWEEVERRYHAAIA from the coding sequence ATGGCCTACACCCTTCCGCAGTTGCCCTACGCCTACGACGCGCTGGAACCGAACATCGATGCGCAGACGATGGAAATCCATCACACCAAGCATCACCAGACCTACATCAACAACGTCAACGCGGCGCTGGAAGGGACCGAATACGCCGACCTGCCGATCGACGAGCTGGTGTCCAAGCTGAAGAGCCTGCCGGAAAACCTGCAGGGCCCGGTGCGCAACAACGGTGGCGGCCACGCCAACCATTCGCTGTTCTGGACCGTGCTGTCGCCCAATGGCGGCGGTGGGCCCAAGGGCGAAGTTGCCAAGGCGATCGACAAGGACATCGGTGGTTTCGAGAAGTTCAAGGAAGCCTTCACCAAGGCCGCCGTCAGCCGCTTCGGCTCGGGCTGGGCATGGCTGAGCGTGACCCCGGACAAGAAGCTGGTGGTGGAAAGCACCGCCAATCAGGACAGCCCGTTGTTCGAGGGCAATACCCCGATCCTGGGCCTGGACGTGTGGGAACACGCGTACTACCTGAAGTATCAGAACCGTCGCCCGGAATACATCGGCGCGTTCTATAACGCAGTGAACTGGGAAGAAGTCGAGCGCCGCTACCACGCTGCGATCGCCTGA
- a CDS encoding RNA methyltransferase → MSVSQRIRFVLVGTQHPGNIGAAARAMKTMGVSRLVLVAPERALDEDAYRRSAGAEDVLGNAPLFDTLGEAVADCTLVIGCTARARRVALEELLPDEGAQRALAKAGEPAEVAFVFGRERTGLTNDELQLCHAAVHIPSDPQFSSLNLAAAVQVLAYEVRLAQLAAGEANPVPVPASGLRDGPASHAQLEGMFGQLGETLDEIDFHKGRAPESAMRKLRRLLLRAEMTEQEVRLIRGILSDAQRMAMLARRAGN, encoded by the coding sequence ATGTCCGTCAGTCAGCGCATCCGTTTTGTTCTCGTCGGTACCCAGCATCCAGGCAACATCGGCGCCGCCGCGCGTGCGATGAAGACCATGGGTGTCTCGCGGCTGGTGTTGGTGGCCCCCGAGCGCGCGCTCGATGAAGACGCCTATCGGCGCTCGGCCGGTGCCGAGGACGTGCTGGGCAATGCGCCGCTGTTCGACACGCTCGGCGAGGCGGTGGCCGACTGCACGCTGGTGATCGGCTGCACTGCACGGGCGCGCCGTGTGGCGCTGGAAGAATTGCTGCCGGACGAAGGCGCGCAGCGCGCCCTGGCCAAGGCGGGCGAGCCGGCCGAGGTGGCGTTCGTGTTTGGCCGCGAGCGCACCGGCCTGACCAACGACGAATTGCAGCTCTGCCATGCGGCGGTACATATCCCGTCCGACCCGCAGTTCAGTTCGCTCAATCTGGCGGCGGCGGTGCAGGTGCTGGCCTATGAGGTGCGGCTGGCGCAATTGGCCGCCGGCGAGGCCAACCCCGTGCCGGTACCGGCCTCCGGCCTGCGCGACGGGCCGGCCAGCCATGCGCAGCTGGAAGGCATGTTCGGCCAGCTGGGCGAGACCCTGGACGAGATCGACTTCCACAAGGGCCGCGCGCCGGAGTCGGCGATGCGCAAGTTGCGGCGGTTGCTGCTGCGCGCGGAGATGACCGAGCAGGAGGTGCGGCTGATCCGCGGCATCCTGTCCGATGCGCAGCGCATGGCAATGCTGGCCAGGCGTGCCGGAAACTGA
- a CDS encoding inositol monophosphatase family protein has translation MQKPAVTVMVKAARLAGNVLLRGINKLDALNVVQKGRMDYASEVDADAEKVIIKELKRGYPEYAVFGEEGGVQGGKSGRYTWVIDPLDGTSNYLRGFPHYCVSIALVENGEPTDAVIFDPLRNELFTASRGAGAVLNDRRIRIAERKDLDGAMIHTGFPPRERARISAQLKCVDALLVQAEDVRRTGSAALDLAYVACGRADAYFEAGVKAWDIAAGVLLVREAGGRVCDYKGATPPRMDNMGPETQQIVAGNIKISDALQKVIVNTGYAREFDAKF, from the coding sequence ATGCAGAAACCCGCCGTCACCGTCATGGTCAAAGCCGCCCGCCTCGCCGGCAATGTGCTGTTGCGCGGTATCAACAAGCTGGATGCACTCAACGTGGTGCAAAAGGGCCGCATGGACTACGCCAGCGAAGTCGATGCCGATGCCGAGAAGGTCATCATCAAGGAACTCAAGCGCGGTTACCCCGAGTACGCCGTGTTTGGCGAAGAAGGCGGCGTGCAGGGCGGCAAGAGTGGCCGTTACACCTGGGTCATCGACCCGCTCGATGGCACCAGCAACTACCTGCGTGGGTTTCCGCACTACTGCGTGTCGATCGCCCTGGTCGAAAACGGCGAACCTACCGATGCGGTGATCTTCGATCCGCTACGCAACGAGCTTTTCACCGCCAGCCGCGGCGCCGGCGCCGTGCTCAACGACCGCCGCATCCGCATCGCCGAGCGAAAGGATCTGGACGGCGCAATGATCCACACCGGCTTCCCGCCGCGCGAGCGCGCACGGATCAGTGCGCAGTTGAAGTGCGTCGATGCCCTGCTGGTCCAGGCCGAAGACGTGCGCCGCACCGGCTCAGCCGCGCTGGACCTGGCGTATGTGGCCTGCGGTCGCGCCGATGCCTACTTCGAAGCCGGCGTCAAAGCCTGGGACATCGCCGCGGGCGTGCTGCTGGTACGCGAGGCCGGTGGCCGCGTCTGCGACTACAAGGGCGCCACTCCGCCGCGCATGGACAACATGGGCCCGGAAACCCAGCAGATCGTGGCCGGCAACATCAAGATCAGCGACGCGCTGCAGAAGGTCATCGTCAACACCGGCTACGCCCGCGAGTTCGACGCCAAGTTCTGA
- a CDS encoding barstar family protein, protein MSAGDFALDLSDPQQSGVYQADTDDLDTMAALARDAGLRILRVDLATCSDKRMLLMRLATQLDFPAGFGRNWDALSDALRDLAWLPSPRGYALLIDGAEALAQAAPSERDTLLDILDEAATSWATRGLTFAAFVAPASACD, encoded by the coding sequence ATGAGCGCGGGCGACTTTGCGCTGGACCTGTCCGACCCGCAGCAATCGGGCGTCTATCAAGCCGACACCGACGATCTGGACACCATGGCTGCGCTGGCACGCGATGCCGGCCTGCGTATCCTGCGCGTGGATCTGGCCACCTGCAGCGACAAGCGCATGCTGTTGATGCGCCTGGCCACCCAACTGGACTTCCCCGCCGGCTTCGGCCGCAACTGGGATGCGTTGAGCGATGCGCTGCGCGATCTGGCGTGGCTGCCCTCCCCGCGCGGCTACGCGCTATTGATCGACGGCGCCGAGGCATTGGCGCAGGCAGCGCCGAGCGAGCGCGATACCTTGCTGGACATTCTGGACGAAGCCGCCACCAGCTGGGCCACGCGCGGACTGACGTTTGCAGCGTTCGTGGCGCCGGCCAGCGCTTGCGATTGA
- a CDS encoding ATP-binding cassette domain-containing protein, translating into MPLITLQSVDYSVGGPLLLEKTDLTIEPGERIALIGRNGAGKSTLMKLIAGELKPDDGEVRVQQGVRIARLEQEVPQGTGGSVFDVVADGLGELGHWLAEFHQLSHAEVFDADAFGKVQAKIDAAEGWALDQRVGETLTKLELDGDAEFARLSGGMKRRVLLARSLVSSPDVLLLDEPTNHLDIEAIDWLESFLKGWNGSVLFVTHDRRFLRALATRIVEIDRGQVTSWPGDWANYERRREERLNAQAQENARFDKMLAQEEIWIRQGIKARRTRDEGRVRRLESMRNERVQRRDLTGNVRMEVSQGESSGKKVIEAKEVGFAFGARTMVKDFSTIIQRGDRIGLIGPNGSGKTTLLKLLLGDLQAQEGEIRIGTNLQIAYFDQYRSTLREDWSAIENVAEGRDFLEINGKRKHVHAYLQDFLFTPERARAPITRLSGGERNRLLLARLFAQPSNLLVMDEPTNDLDVETLELLEELLGEYTGTLLLVSHDRDFLDNVVTSTLVMEGDGLIGDYVGGYSDSLRQRRTPAPNAMAVAKASATAAATTPVAVAAAAVDAAPKRKLSYKEARELEQLPGLIETLEQQVAALTEAMNDPGFYQRDSAAMTAHTAALSDAQAQLDAAYARWSELE; encoded by the coding sequence ATGCCTTTAATCACTCTGCAAAGCGTCGACTACAGCGTCGGCGGCCCCTTGTTGCTGGAAAAAACCGACCTCACGATCGAGCCGGGCGAGCGTATCGCCCTGATCGGTCGCAACGGCGCCGGCAAATCGACCTTGATGAAATTGATCGCCGGCGAGCTCAAGCCCGATGACGGCGAAGTGCGCGTGCAGCAGGGCGTGCGCATTGCACGGCTGGAGCAGGAGGTGCCGCAGGGCACCGGCGGCAGCGTGTTCGATGTGGTCGCCGATGGGCTGGGCGAACTGGGCCACTGGCTGGCCGAATTCCACCAGCTCAGCCATGCCGAGGTGTTCGACGCCGACGCGTTCGGCAAGGTGCAGGCCAAGATCGACGCGGCCGAGGGCTGGGCGCTGGATCAGCGCGTCGGCGAGACGCTGACCAAGCTGGAACTGGACGGCGATGCGGAATTTGCGCGGCTGTCCGGCGGCATGAAGCGACGCGTGCTGCTGGCGCGCTCGCTGGTGTCCTCGCCGGATGTGCTGCTGCTGGACGAGCCGACCAACCATCTGGATATCGAAGCGATCGATTGGCTGGAGTCGTTCCTGAAAGGCTGGAACGGCAGCGTGCTGTTTGTGACCCATGACCGGCGCTTTTTGCGTGCGTTGGCCACCCGCATCGTCGAGATCGACCGTGGCCAGGTCACCAGCTGGCCGGGCGACTGGGCCAATTACGAGCGCCGCCGCGAAGAACGGCTCAATGCGCAGGCGCAGGAAAACGCGCGCTTCGACAAGATGCTGGCACAGGAAGAAATCTGGATCCGCCAGGGCATCAAGGCGCGGCGGACCCGCGACGAAGGCCGTGTGCGGCGTCTGGAGTCGATGCGCAACGAGCGCGTGCAGCGGCGCGATCTGACCGGCAATGTGCGCATGGAAGTCTCGCAGGGCGAGTCGTCCGGCAAGAAGGTGATCGAGGCCAAGGAGGTCGGCTTTGCGTTCGGCGCACGCACGATGGTCAAGGATTTTTCGACCATCATCCAGCGTGGCGATCGCATCGGCCTGATCGGCCCCAACGGCAGCGGCAAGACCACCTTGCTCAAGTTGCTGCTGGGCGACCTGCAGGCGCAGGAAGGCGAAATCCGCATCGGCACCAATCTGCAGATTGCGTATTTCGATCAGTACCGCTCGACCCTGCGCGAGGACTGGAGCGCCATCGAAAACGTGGCCGAAGGCCGCGATTTCCTGGAGATCAACGGCAAGCGCAAACATGTGCATGCGTATCTGCAGGACTTCCTGTTCACGCCCGAGCGCGCCCGCGCGCCGATCACCCGCCTGTCCGGTGGCGAGCGCAATCGCCTGCTGCTGGCGCGGCTGTTCGCGCAGCCGTCCAACCTGCTGGTGATGGACGAACCGACCAACGATCTGGACGTGGAGACGCTGGAGTTGCTGGAGGAGCTGCTGGGCGAGTACACCGGCACCTTGCTGCTGGTCAGCCATGACCGCGACTTCCTCGACAACGTGGTGACCTCGACGCTGGTGATGGAAGGCGATGGCCTGATCGGCGATTACGTCGGCGGTTACAGCGATTCGTTGCGCCAGCGGCGCACCCCGGCGCCCAACGCGATGGCGGTCGCCAAGGCCTCGGCGACTGCTGCAGCGACCACGCCCGTGGCAGTTGCGGCGGCAGCGGTGGATGCCGCGCCCAAGCGCAAGCTGAGCTACAAGGAGGCGCGCGAACTGGAGCAATTGCCTGGCTTGATCGAGACGCTGGAGCAGCAGGTTGCCGCGCTGACCGAGGCAATGAACGACCCGGGGTTCTATCAGCGCGACAGTGCGGCAATGACCGCGCACACCGCAGCCTTGAGCGACGCGCAGGCGCAGCTGGATGCGGCATACGCGCGCTGGAGCGAGCTGGAGTAG
- a CDS encoding adenine phosphoribosyltransferase, with protein MTDCTRCAGSNASGPNHWSERIRDIGDFPKPGIVFKDITPLLSDGPDFASALDEMAQPWRTTPLDAVLGIEARGFILGAALARELRTGFVPVRKPGKLPGRTLIQEYALEYGTDRIEMHEDALPRGARVLIVDDVLATGGTLRAALALAAQLELEVVGAAVLVELKALQGREKWANDVPLLATLAY; from the coding sequence ATGACAGACTGTACCCGCTGCGCCGGCAGCAACGCCTCCGGCCCCAATCACTGGTCGGAACGGATTCGCGACATTGGCGACTTTCCCAAGCCGGGGATCGTGTTCAAGGACATCACGCCGCTATTGTCCGACGGCCCGGATTTTGCCTCTGCGCTGGATGAAATGGCGCAGCCCTGGCGCACCACGCCGCTGGATGCGGTGCTGGGCATCGAGGCGCGCGGCTTCATCCTCGGGGCAGCCCTGGCACGCGAACTGCGTACCGGGTTCGTGCCGGTGCGCAAGCCGGGCAAGCTGCCCGGGCGGACGCTGATCCAGGAATATGCGCTGGAATACGGTACCGATCGCATCGAAATGCATGAAGACGCGCTGCCGCGCGGCGCGCGCGTGCTGATTGTCGACGACGTGCTGGCCACCGGCGGCACGCTGCGTGCCGCGCTGGCGCTGGCCGCACAGCTGGAGCTGGAGGTCGTCGGCGCGGCGGTGCTGGTCGAGCTGAAGGCGCTGCAGGGCCGCGAGAAATGGGCCAACGATGTGCCGCTGCTGGCGACCTTGGCTTACTGA
- the dbpA gene encoding ATP-dependent RNA helicase DbpA, translating into MNEFSALPLSPALAPGIDALGYTVLTPIQAQSLPPILQGLDVIAQAPTGSGKTAAFGLGLLQKLDPALTRAQALVLCPTRELADQVGKQLRKLATGIPNMKLVVLTGGMPLGPQLASLEAHDPQVVVGTPGRIQELARKRALHLGGVRTLVLDEADRMLDMGFEEPIREIASRCDKHRQSLLFSATFPDIIRTLAREILKDPIEITVAGADSAPEIDQQFFEVDPTYRQKAVAGLLLRFNPESSVVFCNTRKEVDEVAGSLQEFGFSALALHGDMEQRDRDEVLVRFVNRSCNVLVASDVAARGLDVEDLSAVVNYELPTDTETYRHRIGRTARAGKHGLALSLVAPREAARAQALEAEQGQPLKWSRAPLATARPAQLPQAAMTTLRIDGGKTDKLRAGDILGALTGEAGLSGAAIGKIAIYPTRSYVAIARAHVAKALAHLHAGKIKGRRFRVSKL; encoded by the coding sequence ATGAACGAATTCTCCGCGCTGCCGCTGTCGCCGGCCCTGGCCCCCGGCATCGACGCCCTTGGCTACACCGTCCTTACTCCCATCCAGGCGCAGAGCCTGCCGCCGATCCTGCAGGGGCTGGACGTCATCGCCCAGGCGCCGACCGGCAGCGGCAAGACCGCCGCCTTCGGGCTGGGCCTGCTGCAGAAGCTCGACCCGGCGCTGACCCGCGCGCAGGCGCTGGTGCTCTGCCCCACGCGCGAACTGGCCGACCAGGTTGGCAAGCAACTGCGCAAGCTGGCCACCGGCATCCCCAACATGAAGCTGGTGGTGCTCACCGGCGGCATGCCGCTGGGCCCGCAACTGGCCTCGCTGGAAGCACATGACCCGCAAGTGGTGGTCGGTACGCCCGGCCGCATCCAGGAACTGGCCCGCAAGCGCGCCCTGCACCTGGGCGGGGTCCGCACGCTGGTGCTGGACGAGGCCGACCGCATGCTCGACATGGGTTTCGAAGAACCCATCCGCGAGATCGCCAGCCGCTGCGACAAGCACCGCCAGAGCCTGCTGTTCTCGGCCACCTTCCCGGACATCATCCGCACGCTGGCGCGCGAGATCCTGAAGGACCCGATCGAAATCACCGTCGCAGGCGCCGACAGCGCGCCGGAAATCGACCAGCAGTTCTTCGAGGTCGACCCGACCTATCGGCAGAAGGCCGTCGCCGGCCTGCTGCTGCGCTTCAACCCCGAATCCAGCGTGGTGTTCTGCAATACCCGCAAGGAAGTGGACGAGGTGGCCGGCTCGCTGCAGGAATTCGGTTTCTCAGCGCTGGCGTTGCATGGCGACATGGAACAACGCGACCGCGATGAAGTGCTGGTGCGTTTCGTCAACCGCAGCTGCAACGTGCTGGTGGCCAGCGACGTGGCCGCGCGCGGACTGGACGTGGAAGACCTGTCGGCCGTGGTCAACTACGAGCTGCCCACCGATACCGAAACCTACCGGCATCGCATCGGCCGCACCGCGCGCGCCGGCAAGCACGGCCTGGCGCTGAGCCTGGTGGCACCGCGTGAAGCGGCGCGTGCGCAGGCACTGGAGGCCGAACAGGGCCAGCCGCTGAAGTGGTCGCGTGCGCCGCTGGCCACCGCCCGCCCGGCGCAGCTGCCGCAGGCGGCCATGACGACCTTGCGCATCGACGGTGGCAAGACCGACAAGCTGCGTGCCGGCGACATCCTCGGCGCATTGACCGGCGAAGCCGGACTCTCTGGCGCGGCGATCGGCAAGATCGCCATCTACCCCACCCGCTCCTATGTCGCCATCGCCCGCGCGCATGTCGCCAAGGCGCTGGCGCACCTGCACGCAGGCAAGATCAAGGGACGCCGGTTTCGGGTCAGCAAGCTCTAA
- a CDS encoding EAL domain-containing protein — MSQVRFGLQARFLLVMALTLLLVGAILASLLQRQSAMQREVRGLSAQILHELFDRSLRTRGETLATELASGLANPLYYSDLGAVGALVRNASRQQVVTYVLVFDRRGLLVHDGTPNLQRYGQRMNDPLAARAVAAQAMLLQSSPEVLDVTVPIKVGDQRIGGVRVGMSRERVRKIESGANLTLVENLNAIGKRDLGWLLVLLAALVALGVLLAIYVQRTLVAPVRLLAAAARQIERGDYAVQLPPHPRNDEIGELISAFGRMSESIARHDREVRHMAYTDALTGLTNRLGFREGLDHLLNTARSSNSKLALLFADIDDFKRVNDTLGHEAGDEALLQFASRISRAVSALGGDDAILARFGGDEFVILLQSGDVSLLAAQLADRLVHELSRPLNVQGREVFLGTSIGITLFPDDANDATALLKNGDIAMYQAKVAGKNCHRFYSRAADHAVERRVHMEHELRGAWERDELRLVYQPIYRTSDRVLVGVEVLLRWQHPALGTIAPSTFIDIAEQSGLIETIGPKVLRAACLEAAQWPEVGEGLFISVNVSPRQLRSGELIDTVAECLAESGLPAARLHLELTETAVIGDEMMAASLLDQLHRTGVKVWLDDFGTGFSGLSHLRQVPVDGVKIDKSFIADLQRDPDDLALTTAIINMAHSLGITVVAEGIEQEAQFNLLRERGCDLGQGYWFSRPLSPADMVKLIAAG, encoded by the coding sequence ATGAGTCAGGTGCGCTTCGGGTTGCAGGCACGTTTCCTGTTGGTCATGGCGCTGACCCTGTTGCTCGTCGGCGCGATCCTGGCGTCGCTGTTGCAACGCCAGAGTGCGATGCAGCGCGAAGTGCGCGGGCTGAGCGCGCAGATCCTGCACGAGCTGTTCGATCGCAGCCTGCGCACCCGCGGCGAGACGCTGGCGACCGAGCTGGCCTCCGGGCTGGCCAACCCGCTGTATTACTCCGACCTGGGCGCGGTGGGGGCGCTGGTGCGCAATGCGTCGCGTCAGCAAGTGGTGACGTATGTGCTGGTGTTCGACCGGCGCGGCCTGCTGGTGCACGACGGCACGCCCAACCTGCAGCGCTACGGACAGCGCATGAACGACCCGCTCGCGGCCAGGGCGGTGGCGGCGCAGGCGATGTTGCTGCAATCCTCGCCCGAGGTGCTGGACGTGACGGTGCCGATCAAGGTCGGCGATCAGCGTATCGGCGGCGTGCGCGTGGGCATGTCGCGCGAGCGGGTGCGCAAGATCGAATCTGGCGCCAACCTGACCCTGGTCGAGAACCTCAATGCGATCGGCAAACGCGATCTGGGCTGGTTGCTGGTGCTGCTGGCCGCGCTGGTGGCGCTGGGCGTGCTGCTGGCGATCTATGTGCAGCGCACCCTGGTGGCGCCGGTGCGGTTGCTGGCTGCGGCCGCACGCCAGATCGAGCGTGGCGACTATGCCGTGCAACTGCCGCCGCATCCGCGCAACGACGAAATCGGCGAGCTGATTTCCGCCTTCGGCCGCATGAGCGAAAGCATCGCCCGGCACGACCGCGAAGTGCGTCATATGGCCTACACCGATGCGCTGACCGGGCTGACCAATCGCCTCGGTTTTCGCGAAGGACTGGACCACCTGCTCAACACCGCACGCAGCAGCAACAGCAAGCTGGCGTTGCTGTTCGCCGATATCGACGACTTCAAGCGCGTCAACGACACGCTAGGGCATGAGGCCGGCGACGAGGCCTTGCTGCAGTTCGCCAGCCGGATCAGTCGCGCGGTTTCCGCGCTGGGTGGCGACGATGCGATCCTGGCGCGCTTCGGCGGCGACGAGTTCGTGATCCTGCTGCAAAGCGGCGATGTCAGCCTGCTCGCCGCACAGCTGGCGGACCGCCTGGTGCACGAGTTGAGCCGCCCGTTGAACGTGCAGGGCCGTGAAGTGTTCCTGGGCACCTCGATCGGCATCACACTGTTTCCGGACGATGCCAACGATGCCACCGCGCTGTTGAAGAACGGCGACATCGCGATGTACCAGGCCAAGGTCGCCGGCAAGAACTGCCACCGCTTCTACAGCCGCGCGGCCGACCATGCGGTGGAGCGTCGCGTGCACATGGAGCACGAGCTGCGCGGTGCCTGGGAGCGCGACGAATTGCGGCTGGTGTATCAACCGATCTACCGCACCAGCGACCGCGTACTGGTGGGCGTGGAGGTGCTGCTGCGGTGGCAGCACCCGGCGCTGGGCACGATTGCGCCCTCTACCTTTATCGATATCGCCGAGCAGAGCGGGTTGATCGAGACGATCGGCCCCAAGGTGCTGCGCGCGGCCTGCCTGGAAGCGGCGCAATGGCCGGAAGTGGGCGAGGGCCTGTTCATTTCGGTCAATGTGTCGCCGCGCCAGCTGCGCAGCGGCGAACTGATCGACACCGTGGCCGAGTGCCTGGCCGAGTCCGGCTTGCCGGCCGCGCGGCTGCACCTGGAACTGACCGAGACGGCGGTGATCGGCGACGAGATGATGGCCGCCAGCCTGCTCGATCAGCTGCACCGCACCGGGGTGAAGGTGTGGCTGGACGACTTCGGTACCGGCTTCTCCGGTTTGAGCCATTTGCGCCAGGTGCCGGTGGACGGGGTCAAGATCGACAAGAGCTTCATCGCCGACCTGCAGCGCGACCCGGACGATCTGGCGCTGACCACCGCCATCATCAACATGGCCCATTCGCTGGGGATCACCGTGGTGGCCGAAGGCATCGAGCAGGAAGCGCAATTCAACCTGCTGCGCGAGCGCGGTTGCGACCTGGGGCAGGGGTACTGGTTCAGCAGGCCGTTGAGCCCGGCCGACATGGTCAAGCTGATCGCCGCGGGCTGA